One stretch of Armigeres subalbatus isolate Guangzhou_Male chromosome 2, GZ_Asu_2, whole genome shotgun sequence DNA includes these proteins:
- the LOC134209152 gene encoding uncharacterized protein LOC134209152 produces MKELADGTPITVSWDTKRNTSRAVVVCRELPIDTEDDIKTNLSTQGVTEVKHISRMSDDKKTKFNTGVVILTFSQPSPPEKLKIGYRVCRTEKYYPRPTQCYQCYEYQHIRNFCKKEERCRTCGEKAHLESDECSKKIKCINCNDNHISTSKPGNNLSTTTKNQVTAKVTSDAQTIIENARTQWEKELEEKMSFFLKMKVISERMEALNEKEANIKNWYNYFKDKEKNLKITEEKMQKDIEEMKTHCGKLTNELQKKNELIEKLTKNIEPQTQKTITTKDKHGKN; encoded by the exons ATGAAGGAATTGGCAGATGGAACACCGATCACCGTCAGCTGGGATACCAAACGGAATACGTCCCGCGCTGTCGTTGTCTGTCGGGAGCTGCCAATCGATACTGAAGACGATATAAAAACAAACCTTAGCACACAAGGTGTGACTGAAGTTAAACATATCAGCAGAATGAGCGACGATAAAAAAACGAAATTCAACACCGGAGTCGTGATCCTCACGTTTTCCCAGCCTTCACCGCCAGAAAAACTGAAAATTGGATACCGCGTTTGCAGAACCGAAAAGTACTACCCCCGACCAACGCAATGCTACCAGTGTTACGAGTATCAGCACATTAGAAATTTTTGCAAAAAAGAAGAACGCTGCCGAACCTGCGGCGAAAAGGCACACCTGGAAAGTGATGAATGTTCGAAAAAAATAAAGTGCATAAACTGCAACGATAATCATATCTCGACCAGCAAG CCCGGAAACAACTTATCAACAACAACGAAAAACCAAGTTACGGCAAAAGTTACAAGCGATGCCCAAACTATCATCGAAAATGCAAGAACACAGTGGGAAAAGGAGCTGGAGgagaaaatgagcttttttttaaaaatgaaaGTTATTTCGGAACGAATGGAAGCGCTCAACGAAAAAGAAGCAAATATTAAAAACTGGTATAACTACTTCAAAGATAAAGAAAAGAATTTAAAGATCACTGAAGAGAAAATGCAAAAAGATATCGAAGAAATGAAAACGCACTGTGGCAAGCTAACAAACGAGCTGCAGAAAAAGAATGAATTAATAGAAAAACTAACAAAAAACATTGAGCCGCAGACCCAGAAAACGATCACAACTAAAGACAAACatggaaaaaattaa
- the LOC134214938 gene encoding mucin-2-like isoform X1, which yields MAKKCSASHCITQSSRCGKIPCAKCMKSFHLKCVGLSANQHKALRDFPGAEWFCPACRNSPVDFEQSSSNQALNLILVRLASILRLVGAQIDVTRSLCRAFTEGPRRSCNCNKTSHSLPTNANSSKNFEDAINNLQFEFTNVFGSFIGDSGDSSGAKRDRTSSTTSSTHPAHRSGKKTKVDVPVSTSVVSNYTVHSVPDNSPSENRIVSADTIDTNAISHCPLTRVSSSAPSASVETNASINAAQTIAPAKPPPTTSSTTNNQSMLATPNATQLATDQCTQTQSGTIPKPQRLMSHLKPTKQSVACQTSAVSSTNHVSKNQSTTPISSNTVDIACKAPAVTNIAAASGNQRPEIPISQTPTIDTRDSDNIKTVVPTAANQPVSVLRHN from the exons ATGGCAAAAAAGTGCTCAGCTTCTCACTGCATTACCCAGTCTTCTCGTTGCGGTAAAATACCTTGcgcaaaatgcatgaaatcgttcCATTTGAAGTGTGTTGGATTATCGGCAAATCAACATAAGGCACTGCGGGATTTCCCCGGTGCGGAATGGTTTTGCCCTGCTTGCCGAAACTCACCTGTCGATTTCGAGCAATCGTCTAGTAACCAGGCACTGAATTTAATTCTGGTCAGACTTGCATCGATTCTCCGATTAGTCGGCGCACAAATAGATGTGACCCGATCGCTCTGCCGCGCATTTACTGAAGGACCACGTCGCTCATGCAACTGCAACAAAACGTCACATTCTCTTCCAACTAATgccaattcctccaagaatttcgaaGACGCCATAAACAACCTACAGTTCGAATTTACCAATGTTTTCGGCTCCTTCATCGGTGACTCCGGTGATTCATCCGGAGCTAAAAGAGACAGAACCAGCAGTACCACCTCTTCTACTCATCCAGCCCACCGATCCGGAAAGAAAACGAAAGTTGACGTTCCGGTTAGTACATCAGTCGTATCAAATTATACAGTTCATTCCGTTCCAGATAATTCTCCATCGGAAAATCGAATAGTGTCAGCTGATACTATCGACACCAATGCCATTTCCCACTGCCCTCTAACTCGAGTATCGTCATCAGCTCCAAGCGCTTCCGTAGAAACCAATGCCTCCATCAACGCCGCCCAGACTATAGCACCAGCCAAACCTCCTCCAACCACTAGTTCAACTACGAACAACCAATCAATGCTCGCCACTCCCAACGCCACTCAGCTCGCCACTGATCAATGCACTCAGACCCAGTCCGGTACCATTCCCAAGCCTCAACGACTCATGTCTCATCTCAAGCCTACCAAGCAATCCGTCGCCTGTCAAACTTCCGCAGTTTCATCAACGAACCATGTTTCGAAGAACCAGTCTACCACTCCAATATCATCAAACACAGTGGATATCGCCTGTAAAGCTCCTGCTGTCACCAATATCGCTGCTGCCTCAGGAAATCAAAGACCAGAAATCCCGATTTCGCAAACTCCTACAATAGATACTCGTGACAGTGATAATATTAAG ACCGTCGTTCCAACAGCCGCAAACCAACCGGTGTCCGTCCTCCGACACAACTGA
- the LOC134214938 gene encoding mucin-2-like isoform X2: protein MAKKCSASHCITQSSRCGKIPCAKCMKSFHLKCVGLSANQHKALRDFPGAEWFCPACRNSPVDFEQSSSNQALNLILVRLASILRLVGAQIDVTRSLCRAFTEGPRRSCNCNKTSHSLPTNANSSKNFEDAINNLQFEFTNVFGSFIGDSGDSSGAKRDRTSSTTSSTHPAHRSGKKTKVDVPVSTSVVSNYTVHSVPDNSPSENRIVSADTIDTNAISHCPLTRVSSSAPSASVETNASINAAQTIAPAKPPPTTSSTTNNQSMLATPNATQLATDQCTQTQSGTIPKPQRLMSHLKPTKQSVACQTSAVSSTNHVSKNQSTTPISSNTVDIACKAPAVTNIAAASGNQRPEIPISQTPTIDTRDSDNIKLQNQY, encoded by the exons ATGGCAAAAAAGTGCTCAGCTTCTCACTGCATTACCCAGTCTTCTCGTTGCGGTAAAATACCTTGcgcaaaatgcatgaaatcgttcCATTTGAAGTGTGTTGGATTATCGGCAAATCAACATAAGGCACTGCGGGATTTCCCCGGTGCGGAATGGTTTTGCCCTGCTTGCCGAAACTCACCTGTCGATTTCGAGCAATCGTCTAGTAACCAGGCACTGAATTTAATTCTGGTCAGACTTGCATCGATTCTCCGATTAGTCGGCGCACAAATAGATGTGACCCGATCGCTCTGCCGCGCATTTACTGAAGGACCACGTCGCTCATGCAACTGCAACAAAACGTCACATTCTCTTCCAACTAATgccaattcctccaagaatttcgaaGACGCCATAAACAACCTACAGTTCGAATTTACCAATGTTTTCGGCTCCTTCATCGGTGACTCCGGTGATTCATCCGGAGCTAAAAGAGACAGAACCAGCAGTACCACCTCTTCTACTCATCCAGCCCACCGATCCGGAAAGAAAACGAAAGTTGACGTTCCGGTTAGTACATCAGTCGTATCAAATTATACAGTTCATTCCGTTCCAGATAATTCTCCATCGGAAAATCGAATAGTGTCAGCTGATACTATCGACACCAATGCCATTTCCCACTGCCCTCTAACTCGAGTATCGTCATCAGCTCCAAGCGCTTCCGTAGAAACCAATGCCTCCATCAACGCCGCCCAGACTATAGCACCAGCCAAACCTCCTCCAACCACTAGTTCAACTACGAACAACCAATCAATGCTCGCCACTCCCAACGCCACTCAGCTCGCCACTGATCAATGCACTCAGACCCAGTCCGGTACCATTCCCAAGCCTCAACGACTCATGTCTCATCTCAAGCCTACCAAGCAATCCGTCGCCTGTCAAACTTCCGCAGTTTCATCAACGAACCATGTTTCGAAGAACCAGTCTACCACTCCAATATCATCAAACACAGTGGATATCGCCTGTAAAGCTCCTGCTGTCACCAATATCGCTGCTGCCTCAGGAAATCAAAGACCAGAAATCCCGATTTCGCAAACTCCTACAATAGATACTCGTGACAGTGATAATATTAAG CTACAAAACCAGTATTGA